The Streptomyces taklimakanensis nucleotide sequence CCGCCGCTGTCGGCCGTCGAACTCTTCGACGACACGCTGCACCGCCTCGCCGGCATCGGCGTGCCGACCGTCATGATCTCCGGCAACCACGACTCGGCACGCCGGCTGGGGGTGGGCGCCGGGCTCATCGAGCGGGCGGGCGTCCACCTGCGCACCGACCCCGCCGGGTGCGCCGACCCCGTCCTCCTGGCCGACGCCCACGGACAGGTCGCCTTCTACGGCCTGCCCTATCTGGAGCCCGCCCTGGTCAAGGACGTCCTCGGGGTGGAGAGGGCGGCCCACGCGGACGTGCTGGGCGCCGCCATGGACACGGTCCGCGCCGACCTGGCCACCCGCCCGGCCGGCACCCGCTCCGTCGTCCTCGCCCATGCCTTCGTCACCGGGGGCGAGACCTCCGACAGCGAACGGGACATCACCGTCGGCGGCGCCGCCTCCGTCCCCGCCGGGGTCTTCGACGGCGTGGACTACGTCGCGCTGGGCCACCTGCACGGCTGCCAGACCCTCGGCGACCGCGTCCGCTACTCCGGCTCGCCCCTGGCCTACTCCTTCTCCGAGGCCCACCACCGCAAGTCGATGTGGCTGGTCGACCTCGGACCGGCGGGCGAGGTGAACGCCGAGCGGATCGACTGCCCGGTGCCCCGCCCGCTGGCCCGCGTCCGAGGCCGGCTGGAGGACCTGCTCACCGACCCCGCCCTGGAGCGTCACGAGCGGGCGTGGGTCGAGGCCACTCTCACCGACCCGGTCCGTCCGAGCGAACCGATGGCCCGGCTCGCCGCCCGCTTCCCCCACGTCCTCACCCTCGTCCTGGATCCCGAACGGCCGCCCCAGGACCCCTTCGCCTCCTACGGCCGCCGGTTGCGCGACCGCACCGACGCCGAGATCGTGGAGGGCTTCGTCGCCCACGTCCGGGGCGGGACGGGCCCCGACGAGCACGAACGCGCCCTGCTGGGCGGAGCGTTGGACGCCGTGCGGGTCGAGGCCGCTCGCGGGGAGGCCCCACGATGAGGCTCCACCGGCTCACCGTCACCGCCTTCGGCCCCTTCGGCGGGACCCAGACCGTCGACTTCGACGCGCTGTCCGCCGCCGGGCTGTTCCTCCTGCACGGCCCCACCGGAGCGGGCAAGACCTCCGTGCTGGACGCCGTCTGCTACGCCCTGTACGGCGGTGTGCCCGGCGCCCGCCAGGCCTTCGGCGGGCGCCTGTTGCGCAGCGACCACGCCGACCCCACGACCCTCACCGAGGTGGTCCTCGACCTGACCGTCGGTGGACGCCGGCTGGAGGTCACCCGCCTGCCCGAGCAGCTCCGTCCCAAGCGGCGCGGCACCGGGACGACCACGGAGAAGGCCCAGTCCCGGCTGCGCGAGTACGACGCCGCCACCGGCACCTGGAAGGCCCTCAGCCGCTCCCACCAGGAGATAGGCGAGGAGCTGTCCCACCTGCTGGGCATGAGCCGGGAGCAGTTCTGCCAGGTGGTCCTGCTGCCCCAGGGGGACTTCGCCCGTTTCCTGCGGGCCGGGGCCGAGGACCGGGCCAGGCTGTTGGGCCGCCTCTTCGACACCGGCCGCTTCGCCGCCGTCGAACGGCACCTGGCGGAGCTGCGCACCGCCGCCCAGGGCCGGGTGCGCGACGGCGACGAACGGCTGCTCGCCCTGGCCCAGCGCATGCGGCAGGCCGCCGGGACCGACGCCTCGGCACCGGACGGCAGCACGTTGGACGACCTCTCGGCCGGTGACCCCGGTCTGGCCGGCGCCGTGCTGGAGTGGGGCGCGCAGGCCCGCTCCCACGCCCGCGAGCGCCTGGACTCCACCACCGCCGCCCACCGGGCCGCCGAAGAGGCCCACACCGCCGCCCGGCGCCACCTGGAGGAGGTCCGCGAACGCGACCGTCGCGCGCGACGTCTCGCCGACGCCCGGCGCCGCGCCGACGCCCTGGCGGCCGATGCCGAGCGGCACCGGACCGACCGGGCCAGGCTGGAGCGCTCCCGCGCCGCCGAGGCCGTGGCCCCCCTCCTGGAGGCGCGGGAGAGGACCGAGGACGAGAGTCGCCGCGCCGCGCGCGCCGAGGAACACGCCCGCTCCCGGCTCCCCGCCGACCTCGCCCGGGCGCCCGCCGAACACCTCGCCGACCTCGAACGCGCCGCCCGCCGGGAGCTGGGCACCCTGGAGGCCGCCCGGCACGCCGAGGAACGCTGCGACCGCATCACCGACGAACTCGCCCGACTGGACCGCGAATCGGGCGAGGACGAGGGGCTGCTGCGCGAAGCGGAGGAGTGGCTGGCGGGCTGGGAGGCCACCCACGACGCCCGCCGACGCGAAGCCGACGCGGCCACCGAGGCCACCTCCCGCGCCGAACGGCTCGCCCGACACCTCGACGCCGCCGTCCGCCGGTTGGAGGCCGCCCGCCACCGCGACACCCTCGCCGCCACCGAGGCCACCTCCCGCGCCGAGGCGCTGGAGGCCCGCGAACGGGCGGCGGCCGCCCAACAGGACTGGCTGGACGTCAGGGCACGCCGACTGGACGGCATCGCGGCCGAACTGGCCGGTGAACTGGCCGACGGGGCACCGTGCATGGTGTGCGGCTCGCCCGAGCACCCCGCCCCGGCCCGCCCCGGAGCGCGGCACGTCGACCGGCGGGCCGAGGAGGAGGCGCTGGAGCGGTACCGGCGGGCCGAGGACGTCCTCCGACAGGCCGAACTGCGCCTGGAGAACGTCCGGGAGAGACTGACCGAGGCCGCGAAGGAGGCGGGGGAGGCGTCCGCCGCCTCCCTCGCCGACCGGGTGGCCGCCCTGGAGGCCGAGCACGCCGAGGCCCGTCGCACCGCCGCCGGCGCCGCCGACGCCCGCGCGGCCCTGGAGCGCGCGCGGCGCGAGTACGAGGCCCGGCTCGCGGCCCGGCAGGACGCCGAACGCCGCACGGCCGCCCGCACCTCCCGGCGCGAGACCCTGCAGGCCGAACGCGCCGGTCTGGCCGAGCAGGTGGCGCGGGCCCGCGGCGCGGCCGCCTCCGTCGCCGACCGCGCCCGCGGGATGGAACACCGCGTCACGGCACTGGCCGCCGCCGTCGAGGCCGCGTCCGCCGCCGAGGCCGCCGCGTCCCGGCTGAAGGAGACCGACGCCCGGCTCGCCGACGCCGTCTGGCGCGCCGGGTTCGACACCCCGCGGGCCGCCGCCGACGCCCTCCTGACCGACCACGAACGGCGCGCACTGCAGCGCCGCGTGGA carries:
- a CDS encoding AAA family ATPase, which encodes MRLHRLTVTAFGPFGGTQTVDFDALSAAGLFLLHGPTGAGKTSVLDAVCYALYGGVPGARQAFGGRLLRSDHADPTTLTEVVLDLTVGGRRLEVTRLPEQLRPKRRGTGTTTEKAQSRLREYDAATGTWKALSRSHQEIGEELSHLLGMSREQFCQVVLLPQGDFARFLRAGAEDRARLLGRLFDTGRFAAVERHLAELRTAAQGRVRDGDERLLALAQRMRQAAGTDASAPDGSTLDDLSAGDPGLAGAVLEWGAQARSHARERLDSTTAAHRAAEEAHTAARRHLEEVRERDRRARRLADARRRADALAADAERHRTDRARLERSRAAEAVAPLLEARERTEDESRRAARAEEHARSRLPADLARAPAEHLADLERAARRELGTLEAARHAEERCDRITDELARLDRESGEDEGLLREAEEWLAGWEATHDARRREADAATEATSRAERLARHLDAAVRRLEAARHRDTLAATEATSRAEALEARERAAAAQQDWLDVRARRLDGIAAELAGELADGAPCMVCGSPEHPAPARPGARHVDRRAEEEALERYRRAEDVLRQAELRLENVRERLTEAAKEAGEASAASLADRVAALEAEHAEARRTAAGAADARAALERARREYEARLAARQDAERRTAARTSRRETLQAERAGLAEQVARARGAAASVADRARGMEHRVTALAAAVEAASAAEAAASRLKETDARLADAVWRAGFDTPRAAADALLTDHERRALQRRVDERQAEEAAVAAALADPELAGADGLPATALAAAEAGLEEAVARLKATSSAEAAARDRCAELDRLSARALADARALAPLREEYDRVARLAALTAGTSAENERRMRLESYVLAARLEQVAAAAGARLAHMSGGRYTLVHSDARASGRGRSGLGLHVIDAWTGSERDTATLSGGETFFASLALALGLADVVTEEAGGVRLDTLFIDEGFGSLDDQTLDEVLDVLDSLRERDRSVGIVSHVPDLRRRVPAQLEVVKGRAGSTVRHRVP
- a CDS encoding exonuclease SbcCD subunit D C-terminal domain-containing protein — translated: MRLLHTSDWHLGRSFHRVSLLSAQETFVDHLVETVRAERVDAVLVAGDVYDRAVPPLSAVELFDDTLHRLAGIGVPTVMISGNHDSARRLGVGAGLIERAGVHLRTDPAGCADPVLLADAHGQVAFYGLPYLEPALVKDVLGVERAAHADVLGAAMDTVRADLATRPAGTRSVVLAHAFVTGGETSDSERDITVGGAASVPAGVFDGVDYVALGHLHGCQTLGDRVRYSGSPLAYSFSEAHHRKSMWLVDLGPAGEVNAERIDCPVPRPLARVRGRLEDLLTDPALERHERAWVEATLTDPVRPSEPMARLAARFPHVLTLVLDPERPPQDPFASYGRRLRDRTDAEIVEGFVAHVRGGTGPDEHERALLGGALDAVRVEAARGEAPR